In Thermodesulfobacteriota bacterium, a single window of DNA contains:
- a CDS encoding MBL fold metallo-hydrolase: MTNGKKVAENIYLIDARVFGISNFTSVYLIAGEKLALIETGPTKSTPFIIEGIKRSGFDPGDVSYLVVTHIHLDHGGGAGALLRKMPNARVVVHEKGARHMIDPSKLVNSSKRVFGELIDEWYGEVLPVEQDRIIPVNGGEIIDLGKGQRLRMIDSPGHSNHHICIYMEKENGLFTGDAVGVYLSDSGGLIPTTPPPEFDPDVNAETIKGFLDLDLKLLLFSHFGITEKVHQTLNMSIDWLMKWKDSVSGMMSKGLSPEGITEKFRADTREVLGSDKGNELLCQWVMEHHIPMCAMGYLNYFKKKDL, encoded by the coding sequence ATGACCAACGGAAAGAAGGTAGCTGAGAATATATACCTGATAGATGCCAGGGTATTCGGTATATCTAATTTCACCTCAGTCTATTTGATAGCAGGTGAAAAATTGGCTTTGATAGAGACCGGCCCAACTAAATCAACCCCTTTTATCATTGAAGGAATTAAAAGATCTGGATTTGATCCTGGTGATGTATCATATCTCGTTGTTACTCATATCCACTTGGATCATGGAGGAGGAGCCGGAGCATTACTCAGGAAGATGCCTAATGCTAGGGTAGTGGTTCACGAAAAAGGTGCAAGGCATATGATAGACCCTTCAAAGCTGGTAAACAGTTCAAAGAGGGTTTTCGGAGAATTGATAGACGAATGGTATGGAGAGGTTCTGCCTGTGGAACAGGACAGGATAATACCCGTAAATGGTGGTGAAATAATCGATCTGGGTAAAGGTCAGAGGCTCCGAATGATCGATTCCCCCGGACATTCAAATCACCATATCTGTATCTACATGGAGAAAGAGAACGGCCTTTTTACAGGAGATGCAGTGGGGGTATACCTTTCCGATTCAGGGGGACTGATACCCACAACCCCTCCTCCTGAATTCGATCCGGATGTAAACGCGGAAACGATCAAAGGTTTTTTAGACCTTGATTTGAAGCTACTGCTGTTTTCTCATTTCGGGATTACAGAAAAGGTACATCAGACCCTGAATATGAGTATTGACTGGCTTATGAAATGGAAAGACAGTGTTTCAGGAATGATGAGCAAGGGGTTGTCTCCGGAAGGGATTACAGAGAAGTTCAGGGCAGATACGAGGGAAGTACTGGGTTCGGATAAAGGGAATGAACTCCTCTGCCAATGGGTAATGGAACACCATATCCCCATGTGTGCAATGGGATATCTCAACTACTTCAAGAAGAAGGATTTATAA
- a CDS encoding CoA-binding protein, which produces MNPSTKDSFDVLFNPDSVAIVGASEDPSKMGHQCVDSLKDRGFKGKVYPVNPNIREVLGIKTYPTLVSIPEKKIDLVIIVVPARLVFGVLDECRDKGVKGAVIITAGFKELGHQDGRNLQKDMAEMANRAGIKIIGPNTFGMVNTHAGLNASFSPYLSQLKKGSIAVISQSGGIAHVIVNQGVAENIGFSKVVGLGNRCNVEYADLLEYLVDDKDTDVILLYIEGIDNPRRFISAAKEAALKKPIVACKVGKSPAAYKPAYSHTGSIAGKYELYDAAFKQSKIVSATDCEELLDIAKILSISSPPGGDRVAVLSFQAGPGIMITDVCATKGLKLPNFSDKTKKILEETLPPMTIRTNPVDLGFAKGWKVLDKVIRAVLEDSNIDALIFFMLPHPVVPFRELFKGMVELKKEYGKPVVMCINSHQMDNQNVIDVFEKNSVPVYTTPERAAKALSGLVRYGQVIGDYKSFFLK; this is translated from the coding sequence ATGAATCCATCCACGAAAGACAGTTTTGATGTTTTATTTAATCCCGACTCAGTAGCGATAGTTGGAGCATCGGAAGACCCTTCAAAGATGGGCCATCAGTGTGTTGACAGCCTTAAGGACAGAGGATTTAAAGGAAAAGTATACCCTGTTAACCCCAATATCAGAGAGGTTTTGGGCATAAAGACATATCCTACCCTTGTTTCCATTCCGGAAAAGAAGATCGACCTTGTCATTATAGTAGTACCAGCCCGTTTAGTATTTGGTGTTCTGGACGAGTGCAGGGATAAGGGGGTTAAAGGTGCAGTAATTATCACTGCAGGGTTCAAAGAACTGGGGCATCAGGATGGACGCAACCTCCAGAAGGATATGGCAGAAATGGCTAACAGAGCCGGAATAAAAATCATCGGACCAAATACATTTGGAATGGTGAACACCCATGCAGGGCTTAATGCCTCCTTCTCTCCATATCTGTCCCAATTAAAGAAGGGCAGTATTGCGGTTATAAGTCAAAGTGGTGGGATCGCCCATGTGATTGTAAATCAGGGGGTAGCCGAAAATATAGGGTTCAGTAAGGTTGTTGGTCTGGGGAACAGGTGTAATGTAGAATATGCGGATTTATTGGAGTACCTGGTTGATGATAAAGATACAGATGTCATTCTCCTGTATATCGAGGGTATAGATAATCCCCGCAGATTTATATCGGCAGCCAAAGAAGCAGCACTTAAAAAACCCATAGTGGCGTGCAAGGTGGGAAAATCGCCTGCCGCTTACAAACCGGCATATTCTCATACAGGGTCTATAGCAGGCAAATATGAACTGTATGATGCTGCTTTTAAGCAATCAAAGATTGTGTCTGCCACCGACTGCGAGGAATTGCTTGACATAGCCAAGATACTGTCTATCTCTTCACCTCCAGGGGGGGACAGGGTAGCTGTTCTCTCCTTTCAGGCAGGGCCAGGGATTATGATAACAGATGTATGTGCAACCAAAGGCCTGAAACTGCCAAATTTTTCAGACAAAACAAAAAAGATACTGGAAGAGACCTTACCCCCTATGACAATAAGAACCAACCCTGTTGATCTGGGGTTTGCAAAGGGCTGGAAAGTTCTGGATAAAGTGATAAGGGCTGTTTTAGAAGACAGCAACATCGATGCCCTGATCTTCTTTATGCTGCCGCATCCTGTTGTCCCCTTCAGGGAATTGTTCAAGGGCATGGTGGAGTTAAAGAAGGAATATGGAAAGCCTGTTGTGATGTGTATAAATTCACATCAAATGGATAACCAGAATGTGATAGATGTGTTTGAAAAAAATTCGGTTCCTGTTTACACTACACCTGAAAGGGCTGCAAAGGCCCTTTCAGGCCTGGTCAGGTATGGTCAGGTTATTGGAGATTATAAATCCTTCTTCTTGAAGTAG